In one window of Tumebacillus algifaecis DNA:
- a CDS encoding MFS transporter codes for MQTVAKANVKSTPTGTMYRILFAISFVHLLNDSMQAVIPAIYPILQQSMALTFTQVGLISFALNMTSSVLQPVVGYWSDKRPKPFLLPFGMGLSLIGMLGLAFAPNYVLILCAVLFIGLGSAVFHPEGSKVAYLAAGTRRGFAQSVYQVGGNTGSSLAPLMTALIFVPLGQFGAVWFTSFAAIAICVLLFVSSWYTRELAAQPLQRKSKGERKSGALKKQITTAIVLLVFLVFARSWYSSGLANYYQFYLIENYGLSISKAQVFIFLYMIAGVIGTFIGGPLGDRFGKRKMIFFSMIGAAPFALLLPHVGLALAYPLLFVIGVILSTSWSVTVVYAQELIPGKVGTVSGLIVGLAFGLGAIGSIALGKLSDVQGLNFTMLFCSVLPLLGILTYLLPTDQKLKEWEAKA; via the coding sequence ATGCAAACGGTTGCCAAGGCAAACGTGAAGTCCACTCCAACCGGCACGATGTACCGGATTTTGTTTGCGATCAGCTTCGTCCATCTGCTCAATGACTCGATGCAGGCGGTGATCCCGGCGATCTATCCGATTTTGCAGCAATCGATGGCGCTGACCTTTACGCAAGTCGGATTGATCTCGTTTGCGCTGAACATGACCTCTTCGGTGTTGCAGCCGGTCGTGGGCTATTGGTCGGACAAACGGCCTAAGCCGTTTTTGTTGCCGTTTGGGATGGGGCTCAGTTTGATCGGGATGCTCGGTCTGGCATTTGCGCCAAACTATGTGCTGATTTTGTGTGCAGTTCTGTTTATCGGACTCGGGTCGGCCGTGTTCCATCCAGAAGGCTCGAAAGTAGCTTATCTGGCGGCCGGAACGAGACGAGGCTTTGCACAGTCTGTGTATCAGGTCGGCGGCAACACGGGGAGTTCGCTGGCTCCGCTGATGACCGCTTTGATCTTTGTGCCGCTAGGGCAGTTTGGCGCAGTCTGGTTCACCTCATTTGCGGCGATCGCAATTTGTGTGCTCCTGTTTGTGTCATCCTGGTACACGCGGGAACTGGCGGCACAGCCCTTGCAACGCAAGTCAAAAGGGGAGCGTAAGTCTGGAGCGCTGAAAAAGCAGATCACGACTGCGATCGTGCTGTTGGTGTTTTTGGTGTTTGCGAGATCGTGGTATTCGTCCGGTCTGGCCAACTACTACCAGTTTTATTTGATCGAAAATTATGGTTTGTCGATATCGAAAGCACAGGTGTTCATCTTCTTGTATATGATCGCAGGTGTCATCGGCACGTTTATCGGGGGACCGCTTGGAGACCGTTTTGGCAAGCGCAAGATGATCTTCTTTTCGATGATTGGAGCGGCACCGTTCGCGTTGCTGTTGCCACACGTTGGTTTGGCGTTGGCGTATCCGCTGTTGTTTGTGATCGGCGTGATCTTATCGACCAGTTGGTCGGTGACGGTGGTGTATGCTCAAGAGTTGATTCCAGGCAAAGTGGGAACGGTGTCTGGGCTGATCGTTGGTCTTGCTTTTGGCCTTGGTGCAATCGGTTCGATCGCACTCGGAAAACTGTCAGACGTGCAGGGGCTCAACTTTACGATGCTCTTCTGCTCCGTGTTGCCACTGCTTGGCATTTTGACCTATCTCTTACCGACAGATCAGAAATTGAAGGAATGGGAAGCGAAAGCGTAG
- a CDS encoding polysaccharide deacetylase family protein, with product MKKRWKYGGIALLVLFALNVFVFFVYNRPPDRALFLDPITHFETDEKVVALTFDDGPTKEWTLPLLDLLAKQDVKATFFMTGDQIVENREVAQRLVEVGHQAGNHTLHHDRMIYKSPQYIKDDLREMDGLFNELGVEDTSLFRPPYGDKMVVLPLILKRQERKLVTWDIDPQEQYAPSYKGELIVEQIMADAHPGGIILLHDGRRSDPSTFLKVVDEVITKLKEQGYRFVTVSEGLQLGSAR from the coding sequence ATGAAGAAGCGATGGAAATATGGTGGAATTGCGCTGCTTGTGCTATTCGCCTTGAATGTGTTCGTTTTTTTCGTCTACAACAGGCCGCCCGATCGGGCTTTGTTTCTAGATCCGATCACACATTTTGAGACGGACGAGAAGGTGGTGGCACTGACCTTCGACGACGGGCCGACCAAAGAGTGGACCCTGCCGCTGTTGGATTTGTTAGCCAAACAGGATGTGAAAGCGACGTTTTTTATGACAGGGGATCAAATTGTGGAGAACAGGGAAGTTGCGCAGCGCTTGGTGGAGGTAGGGCATCAGGCCGGGAACCATACGTTGCACCATGACCGGATGATCTATAAATCGCCACAGTATATCAAAGATGATCTGCGCGAGATGGACGGGTTGTTTAACGAGTTGGGCGTGGAAGATACGAGCCTGTTCCGTCCGCCTTACGGAGACAAAATGGTCGTGCTACCGCTGATCCTAAAGCGTCAGGAGCGCAAGTTGGTCACATGGGATATCGACCCGCAGGAGCAGTATGCGCCAAGTTATAAGGGAGAGTTGATCGTGGAGCAGATCATGGCAGATGCTCATCCAGGCGGAATCATTCTGCTACACGATGGCAGGCGCAGCGATCCGAGTACATTTTTGAAGGTGGTCGATGAGGTGATCACGAAGCTGAAGGAACAGGGCTATCGATTTGTGACCGTGTCGGAAGGTCTGCAGCTCGGGTCGGCTCGCTGA